In the Apteryx mantelli isolate bAptMan1 chromosome 1, bAptMan1.hap1, whole genome shotgun sequence genome, one interval contains:
- the ATP6AP2 gene encoding renin receptor isoform X2, with amino-acid sequence MGFSVEDDLSWPGLAVGDLFHRPRATVLVTVKGVDKLTLPMKGVSYPIENAVPFSLDSVANAIHTLFSEETPVVLQLAPSEERVYMVGKANSVFEDLSVTLRQLRNRLFQDNSILSSLPLNSLSRNNEVDLLFLSELQVLHDIASLLSRHKHLAKDHSPDLYSLELAGLEEIGKRYGEDSQQFRDASQILADSLQKFADEMYNLYSGNAVVEVVAVKTFNSPLMRKTRSILQSSQSEIENPYNLAYPYNYDYAVIFNIILWMMIGLALAVIVISYNLWNMDPGYDSIIYRMTNQKIRMD; translated from the exons ATGGGCTTTTCTGTTGAAGAT GACCTTTCCTGGCCTGGACTTGCAGTCGGTGATTTGTTTCACAGACCGCGAGCTACTGTGCTGGTGACAGTGAAAGGAGTAGACAAGCTGACGTTGCCCATGAAAGGGGTTTCTTACCCTATTGAGAAT GCTGTTCCTTTCAGTCTTGACAGTGTTGCAAATGCTATTCATACTTTGTTCTCTGAAGAAACTCCTGTAGTCTTGCAGCTGGCCCCCAGTGAGGAA AGAGTGTACATGGTGGGCAAGGCAAACTCCGTATTTGAAGATCTTTCTGTCACACTGCGCCAACTGCGAAACCGCTTATTCCAGGACAACTCCATTCTCAGCTCCCTTCCTCTAAACTCCCTCAGCAGAAACAATGAG GTTGACTTGCTTTTTCTGTCTGAACTACAAGTCTTACATGATATTGCAAGTCTG TTGTCTCGACACAAGCACTTGGCCAAAGATCACTCGCCAGACCTGTATTCTCTGGAACTGGCTGGCTTGGAAGAGATTGGAAAACGGTATGGGGAAGATTCTCAGCAATTCAGGGATGCTTCTCAAATTCTTGCAGACTCTTTGCAAAAG TTTGCAGATGAGATGTATAATCTCTATAGTGGGAATGCAGTAGTAGAAGTGGTGGCTGTAAAGACATTTAATTCTCCCCTCATGAGGAAGACTCGCTCCATTCTCCAGTCTTCACAG AGTGAAATAGAAAATCCATATAACCTTGCCTATCCATATAACTACGACTACGCTGTAATCTTCAACATTATTCTGTGGATGATGATAGGTCTTGCTTTAGCTGTAATAGTAATCTCCTACAACCTCTGGAATATGGATCCTGGGTATGACAGCATTATTTATAGGATGACAAACCAGAAGATAAGAATGGATTAA
- the ATP6AP2 gene encoding renin receptor isoform X1, whose amino-acid sequence MGRRGAAPWALEVAVLVTSACLAGVWGDEFSVLRSPQSVVFRDGSWPIPGERIPDVAALSMGFSVEDDLSWPGLAVGDLFHRPRATVLVTVKGVDKLTLPMKGVSYPIENAVPFSLDSVANAIHTLFSEETPVVLQLAPSEERVYMVGKANSVFEDLSVTLRQLRNRLFQDNSILSSLPLNSLSRNNEVDLLFLSELQVLHDIASLLSRHKHLAKDHSPDLYSLELAGLEEIGKRYGEDSQQFRDASQILADSLQKFADEMYNLYSGNAVVEVVAVKTFNSPLMRKTRSILQSSQSEIENPYNLAYPYNYDYAVIFNIILWMMIGLALAVIVISYNLWNMDPGYDSIIYRMTNQKIRMD is encoded by the exons atggggcggcgcggcgcggctccctgGGCCCTGGAGGTGGCGGTGTTGGTGACATCGGCCTGTCTCGCCG gtGTGTGGGGTGACGAATTTAGTGTCTTACGATCACCTCAGTCAGTGGTTTTTCGAGACGGAAGTTGGCCAATCCCTGGCGAGCGGATCCCGGACGTAGCTGCATTATCCATGGGCTTTTCTGTTGAAGAT GACCTTTCCTGGCCTGGACTTGCAGTCGGTGATTTGTTTCACAGACCGCGAGCTACTGTGCTGGTGACAGTGAAAGGAGTAGACAAGCTGACGTTGCCCATGAAAGGGGTTTCTTACCCTATTGAGAAT GCTGTTCCTTTCAGTCTTGACAGTGTTGCAAATGCTATTCATACTTTGTTCTCTGAAGAAACTCCTGTAGTCTTGCAGCTGGCCCCCAGTGAGGAA AGAGTGTACATGGTGGGCAAGGCAAACTCCGTATTTGAAGATCTTTCTGTCACACTGCGCCAACTGCGAAACCGCTTATTCCAGGACAACTCCATTCTCAGCTCCCTTCCTCTAAACTCCCTCAGCAGAAACAATGAG GTTGACTTGCTTTTTCTGTCTGAACTACAAGTCTTACATGATATTGCAAGTCTG TTGTCTCGACACAAGCACTTGGCCAAAGATCACTCGCCAGACCTGTATTCTCTGGAACTGGCTGGCTTGGAAGAGATTGGAAAACGGTATGGGGAAGATTCTCAGCAATTCAGGGATGCTTCTCAAATTCTTGCAGACTCTTTGCAAAAG TTTGCAGATGAGATGTATAATCTCTATAGTGGGAATGCAGTAGTAGAAGTGGTGGCTGTAAAGACATTTAATTCTCCCCTCATGAGGAAGACTCGCTCCATTCTCCAGTCTTCACAG AGTGAAATAGAAAATCCATATAACCTTGCCTATCCATATAACTACGACTACGCTGTAATCTTCAACATTATTCTGTGGATGATGATAGGTCTTGCTTTAGCTGTAATAGTAATCTCCTACAACCTCTGGAATATGGATCCTGGGTATGACAGCATTATTTATAGGATGACAAACCAGAAGATAAGAATGGATTAA